In the Rhizobium sp. BT03 genome, one interval contains:
- a CDS encoding adenine phosphoribosyltransferase, which produces MIVAVPNSGASRINQSGVEALREFPNFPIGGILFKDIAPMLAGRGALGEVVSTVASQVSGTEIDAILAVDARGFILGASLADRLGCGFIMVRKPGKLPGDVLSFEYSCEYCSGTLEVTAGLIGDGLRCLIADDLLATGGTARATGNFVKSQGGEIAGYAFILEIEVLKGRRQLDDAPVISAMTC; this is translated from the coding sequence TGTAGCTGTTCCAAATAGCGGGGCGTCACGGATTAACCAATCCGGTGTAGAAGCATTACGAGAATTTCCTAACTTTCCGATAGGCGGGATCTTGTTCAAGGATATAGCGCCTATGCTGGCTGGTAGAGGTGCATTGGGCGAAGTCGTTTCTACCGTCGCAAGCCAAGTGTCGGGAACAGAAATCGATGCCATTTTGGCGGTTGATGCGCGTGGTTTCATCTTGGGCGCCTCATTGGCTGATAGGCTCGGTTGCGGTTTCATCATGGTAAGGAAACCCGGTAAACTGCCGGGGGACGTCCTCTCATTTGAATACAGCTGTGAATACTGCTCCGGAACCCTGGAGGTAACTGCCGGCCTCATCGGTGACGGCCTGCGATGCCTGATTGCTGATGACCTTCTAGCGACGGGTGGCACTGCTCGGGCGACTGGGAATTTTGTCAAGTCCCAAGGCGGAGAGATCGCCGGATACGCATTCATACTCGAAATCGAAGTTTTGAAAGGCAGGCGTCAATTGGACGACGCACCAGTGATCAGTGCGATGACGTGCTAG
- a CDS encoding radical SAM protein translates to MNTPDWLSTPQDVHVASQTLQALVTSELSKRVVSENEIKTIYLFLTRKCNLGCHHCYIAGVGPKAKGIDFNLEAIQGLIEQALPNGLRKVKVSGGEPMVHKEFMAVMEYLASCGLKELVFETNGTLFDEFTIEQLSRLPNLTVFISLDHFDPEAHDAFRAKSGAFAKTAIVLQRLGKTDISTVVTTTAYRNNYDKVISIIDLVLGWGIKKHRTLLNIHPMGNARSHEDNAISLEECKLLIGDLLKSPHFESGAAYMTLPPALMPLKYLNGVHTCGWGDNVLGILSNGQVSMCSASYDDPEMIAGNAFEMPLMEIWRNSPFFHELREVVSGEVKGVCGNCVFYPVCRGVCKMSSWSHYGEKDAPYPLCQELYNNGGFPEYALVDPTKDSTYRRGVIAKERRPAAEAPVYNFSEEIAAAAQHTH, encoded by the coding sequence ATGAATACCCCTGATTGGCTTTCGACACCGCAGGACGTGCATGTAGCCAGTCAGACGCTACAGGCCCTCGTCACAAGTGAACTTTCGAAACGAGTCGTCTCGGAAAACGAAATTAAAACGATCTATCTGTTTCTAACCCGCAAGTGCAATTTGGGATGCCACCACTGTTATATCGCAGGCGTCGGGCCCAAGGCCAAGGGCATTGATTTCAACCTGGAGGCGATCCAAGGACTGATCGAGCAAGCACTACCCAATGGGCTGCGCAAGGTTAAGGTTTCCGGGGGTGAACCGATGGTTCACAAGGAATTCATGGCAGTCATGGAATATCTCGCATCCTGTGGGCTGAAGGAGCTGGTTTTCGAGACGAATGGAACCCTCTTTGACGAGTTCACGATCGAGCAGCTAAGTAGGCTCCCCAATTTGACGGTCTTCATCAGCCTCGACCATTTCGACCCAGAGGCGCACGACGCTTTCAGAGCAAAATCGGGTGCGTTCGCCAAGACTGCGATTGTCCTGCAGCGGCTTGGAAAAACTGACATCTCTACGGTGGTAACGACGACTGCCTATCGCAACAACTATGACAAGGTGATTTCGATTATAGATTTGGTGCTCGGCTGGGGCATCAAGAAGCATCGGACGCTGCTCAACATACATCCGATGGGCAACGCGCGCAGCCATGAGGACAATGCGATAAGCTTGGAGGAATGCAAGCTACTGATAGGCGATCTTTTGAAATCTCCCCATTTTGAGAGTGGCGCTGCATACATGACTCTGCCGCCGGCTCTGATGCCTCTCAAGTATCTGAACGGCGTGCATACTTGCGGTTGGGGCGACAACGTACTGGGCATACTGTCGAACGGACAAGTTTCGATGTGCAGTGCCTCCTACGATGATCCGGAAATGATCGCCGGCAATGCCTTCGAAATGCCCTTGATGGAAATCTGGCGCAACAGCCCGTTCTTCCATGAGCTACGCGAGGTGGTGAGTGGCGAGGTTAAGGGCGTCTGCGGCAACTGCGTGTTTTATCCAGTCTGTCGCGGCGTCTGCAAGATGAGTAGCTGGTCGCACTATGGTGAAAAGGACGCGCCCTATCCGCTGTGCCAGGAACTTTACAATAACGGAGGTTTTCCGGAGTACGCCCTGGTGGACCCGACGAAAGATTCCACCTACCGCCGCGGAGTTATAGCGAAAGAGCGTCGGCCCGCCGCCGAAGCTCCTGTCTATAACTTCTCGGAGGAAATCGCGGCTGCTGCGCAACACACTCACTAA
- a CDS encoding nucleotidyltransferase family protein, translating to MLRLSPEDSILLITCRAYLRPEDEERLVRLCKEPVNWPYVVWRAEHNRTVPLLENHLRRLDLLTLLPTEAAHYVQCWTVMSKVRSALEFRNLPEIMDALDRAGIAWFLVKGPDLALLHYPDPLLRPMTDLDIMVKPADAQRVQRLMFDLGYRHGIFDPSNGNWHPERKELDDETFRESYSLPVFVRIESVESPFPGPAVPRQLRYRHVKGYIDSAKKLHMPIFIDMHVNLSVGIDVEDIWSGVRLANGLGRILQVQSATGAVWFLSARLYHEAFLYNSLRLLMFGDLHAVLHKEMANISWAEVAAIGYKYEMRPALYFVLTQMKRICGIDIPSEFLELIRPDQTEVPLQHDWGDVLPKLLSIPTVNDLELA from the coding sequence ATGCTTCGGTTGTCACCAGAAGACTCTATTTTGCTGATCACCTGCCGGGCCTACCTACGACCCGAGGATGAAGAGCGTTTGGTCCGTCTCTGCAAGGAGCCTGTCAACTGGCCCTATGTGGTATGGCGCGCCGAGCATAATCGGACGGTGCCGCTGCTTGAGAATCACTTGCGCCGCCTCGATTTGTTGACACTATTGCCTACTGAGGCGGCGCATTACGTTCAGTGCTGGACTGTCATGTCAAAGGTCAGGTCCGCACTCGAATTTCGCAATCTGCCAGAAATCATGGATGCGCTGGATCGGGCCGGCATCGCCTGGTTCCTGGTGAAGGGACCAGATCTCGCGCTTCTCCACTATCCCGATCCACTCCTACGGCCGATGACCGATCTCGACATCATGGTCAAGCCCGCTGACGCGCAGCGCGTGCAGCGGCTCATGTTCGATCTCGGCTACCGGCACGGTATTTTCGACCCTTCAAATGGCAACTGGCATCCGGAACGAAAGGAACTCGATGACGAAACCTTCCGCGAAAGCTATTCCTTGCCGGTGTTTGTAAGGATAGAATCCGTTGAATCTCCGTTCCCTGGTCCCGCGGTGCCACGCCAGCTGCGCTACCGCCACGTAAAGGGATACATCGATTCCGCGAAGAAGCTGCACATGCCCATCTTCATTGATATGCATGTAAATCTCTCCGTCGGCATCGATGTCGAAGACATATGGTCAGGCGTGCGTCTTGCAAACGGTCTAGGCCGCATATTGCAGGTCCAATCCGCGACTGGCGCCGTCTGGTTCCTTTCGGCCAGGCTTTATCACGAGGCCTTCCTTTATAATTCGCTTCGACTATTGATGTTCGGCGATCTTCATGCGGTTCTACACAAAGAAATGGCGAATATTAGCTGGGCGGAGGTCGCTGCGATAGGTTACAAATACGAGATGAGGCCGGCGTTATATTTCGTCCTGACGCAGATGAAGCGCATCTGTGGGATAGACATACCGTCCGAGTTCCTAGAGCTCATTCGACCTGATCAAACCGAGGTACCACTTCAACATGATTGGGGCGACGTGTTGCCCAAACTGCTGTCTATTCCCACTGTTAACGATCTTGAGCTGGCGTAA